The Polyangium mundeleinium genome contains the following window.
AGGGTCAATCTCACCGGCGCGCTGGACGATGCCTGGATCGGGGACTCTCGTTCCATCGCGGGGTTGGACCCGATCCAGCCCAACCCAAAGTGCAAGCAGTTCGATGTCACGTACAAAGCTACGGCAGGTGCGGGCGCGATCGTAACCGTTGCACAGGGGGGGGAGCCGGGCTGGTTTATAGGGAAAACCTTATACTTCCGTGCGCGTGATTGCAGCGCCCGGTGCCGCGTCGAGCGGAAGGGTGAGATGTCGCTCGAGATCAGTCGACGAAGCAATCAGGCTGTGCAGCTTGCGGGGCCGATTCCGATCGGCCGCGAGGCAGAACCATGCACGGCGCAGGCCGGAGAAGCGCCTTTGCAGGTGGGGGTCGAGCGGCTCGTGCTCTCCACGGTGAGCGGGTCGCTGCGCTGTGGAGATGAGGAAATCCCGCTGGAGGGCGACTGGGTGTTTTCCTCGGGGCCTGCGCGGAGCCTGCTGCTTGAATGGGTAAAGGTCCGCGGGCCGTGGCTCGTCGCGCGGGTGACGAATGAGGTGGCGCCTTCGCCTGTCTTGCAGGTGCGTTTTCCCACGCGCAAGCTATCCTTCCTTTCTCTGCCTCGCGCGGAGCCTGTGCCGTGGACGCATGTCTCCGCGATCGGCGGGGCTGTACTCTTGCTCGTAGTGCTCGCGGCACTCGCACGGCGGAAAAGGTCTGTGAACAAGGGAAAACCGATCGAGCTGCGCCATCTTCGACTGTCGGGGAGCCGGCGCAAGGAGTTGCATGCGGCGCTGCTCGATGCTTTTCGTGGGTATGATCAGCTAGCGATTATGGTCCGGCATGAGCTTGACAAGAACCTCGAGGAGGTAGCAAGCAGCGAAAAGGCGCTTGACGTCGTTGTTCACAAGTTGCTTGACTACGCGGAAGCACAGGGCCGCATGGGAGAACTCATACACGCTGCCCGAGCAGAGAAACCGGGTAACGAGCGCCTCGCCGAGGTTGCGAAAAAGCTCGGCGTAAAGTAACTCTGGCGCAGATACTTAACTCGAATTTGTGGCTCGACGCCTAGCTCCAATGCGACGGGGGAGGCTGGAGCAGGGGCGGGGCCGCTACACGGTCACGCGCCGATACTAACATAAGATGCGCGTTGCCACCGCCCCAAGCTCTTCATTATCCTGGTTCGCCTCCCATGCAGCTTGCACTAACTCTCGCGTGAACCCTCCCGCCTCCGCCGCCTCCACCAGATCGAACACGATCAAACGCAGCGGTCGCCCCATCCCTACCATCTCCGCTAGGTTCTTGCCGAGCCCGTGCCGTACCATCATCGCAAGTTCGTCCTCGCGCCGGAATCCACTCAACAACGCCTCCTCCAGCGCCCGCCGCAACGGCATCGTGAGCCCTGGGCGGAGCCGCGGCGCCCTCGGCAAACCCATTTGCGGCGTCTCTCCTACCCTCGCTGCCTTCGCGCCAGAGATGCCCACCGCGATCCCGTGCTCCGCATACCCCCGCGCCTCGTCCACGTGGTCCACGTGCATCCGGAAATCCTTGTTCGCGTCCGACCACCGCCTCGGCCAAATTCGAAGCCGCGTCGCTCCATCCGCGCCCACCACCACGGACGCCACATTGTACCCGTGCCCCGCGGGCACTCCCTGGGGCATTCGCTCCCCGTGCGCGGGCCCCGCCACCACGTGCAGCAATCCCACCCCCGAGCCCGCCCAGACCGCTCTCGACTCCGCCTCATGGACATGCCCGCAGAGATGTACGTGCGCCCTCCGCCGCACCCAGCCCAGTACCTCCGCTTCGTCCTTCAACCAGCCCTGATCCAACGGGTGATGCGTCAAGACGAGGACCAGCTCGCCCGCCTCCGGCGCGCGCGGCAGAGCCCCGACGATAGCTCCTTGACCCAGCCGCAGATTCCCTTGGTCGCGGTCGTCCGCCGAGAGCAGCGCGGTGTGGAAACCCACCAATCGAACTCGGAGCCCCTCGCGCCCTTCGAGCCGCGCTGTCCAGAAAGACGCGGAAGGCCCGACCTCCACCTTCCCGAGCCCCGACGCGAAGTCGAGGTACGCTCGCGTCCGCCATTCGAGCCGCGCTTGAGCCTCCGGAGTCGCCAGCGCAGTGTCTAGCTCCTTGGTGCCATCTCGCAAGGCCTCCACGAGCTGCCCGGTGGCGCTGTCCTTGTCCGCCGCACGATCAACGTCGTGATTGCCCGGCACCGCGAACACCCGATCCAGCCCGAGCCCCACAGCGGCCGCGACTTCCTGAAGCCATGCTCGCGCGTCTGCGTACTGCGTGGCGGCACCTGAGAAGGCCACGTCGCCTGTCAAGAGGATCGCATCCGGCCGCGGTACACTGAGGTCGCCGAGCTTCGAGGCATCCGCGCGAAGCTCCTCGAGCACAAGCCGCTGGTTCGAGCGGTGCGTCGGCCCCCCGTGACCGATGTGCAGATCCGAGAGGTGTAGCC
Protein-coding sequences here:
- a CDS encoding effector-associated domain EAD1-containing protein, producing MVESGANCTFEGEVGKIHVFGVGRAVVLDPAVFRDGHTDRVNLTGALDDAWIGDSRSIAGLDPIQPNPKCKQFDVTYKATAGAGAIVTVAQGGEPGWFIGKTLYFRARDCSARCRVERKGEMSLEISRRSNQAVQLAGPIPIGREAEPCTAQAGEAPLQVGVERLVLSTVSGSLRCGDEEIPLEGDWVFSSGPARSLLLEWVKVRGPWLVARVTNEVAPSPVLQVRFPTRKLSFLSLPRAEPVPWTHVSAIGGAVLLLVVLAALARRKRSVNKGKPIELRHLRLSGSRRKELHAALLDAFRGYDQLAIMVRHELDKNLEEVASSEKALDVVVHKLLDYAEAQGRMGELIHAARAEKPGNERLAEVAKKLGVK
- a CDS encoding effector-associated domain EAD1-containing protein, which encodes MPIKASSRPLFTWLHLSDLHIGHGGPTHRSNQRLVLEELRADASKLGDLSVPRPDAILLTGDVAFSGAATQYADARAWLQEVAAAVGLGLDRVFAVPGNHDVDRAADKDSATGQLVEALRDGTKELDTALATPEAQARLEWRTRAYLDFASGLGKVEVGPSASFWTARLEGREGLRVRLVGFHTALLSADDRDQGNLRLGQGAIVGALPRAPEAGELVLVLTHHPLDQGWLKDEAEVLGWVRRRAHVHLCGHVHEAESRAVWAGSGVGLLHVVAGPAHGERMPQGVPAGHGYNVASVVVGADGATRLRIWPRRWSDANKDFRMHVDHVDEARGYAEHGIAVGISGAKAARVGETPQMGLPRAPRLRPGLTMPLRRALEEALLSGFRREDELAMMVRHGLGKNLAEMVGMGRPLRLIVFDLVEAAEAGGFTRELVQAAWEANQDNEELGAVATRILC